A section of the Gemmatimonadales bacterium genome encodes:
- the queG gene encoding tRNA epoxyqueuosine(34) reductase QueG, which yields MVTTAEIKAEASRIGFVACGVTALDANRHGAELDRWLANGYGGTMRYLHRQAKKRKNPSSITPGARTAVMVLDNYAPRPDERPAANDTFKIAAYARGMDYHIVTLGRLHILTEWLKARGAAIAHGWVDDGPVPDRELAERAGLGWIGKNAMLINPKAGSYTFIGSVFTDLELEPDTALQTDLCGSCTRCLDACPTQAFVEERILDANRCLSYLTIEYRREAPAELMEQADGWAFGCDICNDVCPWNVKFATPTTVPEFERRPDPDRRDADLFERMDDAEFTRRFADTPLMRTGLAGMRRNLRAIHPQRAGAIKR from the coding sequence ATGGTGACCACCGCGGAGATCAAGGCAGAAGCGTCGCGGATCGGCTTCGTTGCGTGCGGCGTCACGGCGCTCGATGCCAACCGTCACGGCGCCGAGCTCGATCGCTGGCTGGCAAATGGATACGGTGGCACGATGCGATATCTTCACCGCCAGGCGAAGAAGCGGAAGAATCCATCGTCGATCACGCCGGGCGCGCGTACGGCGGTGATGGTGCTCGACAACTATGCGCCGCGTCCCGATGAGCGCCCCGCCGCCAATGACACCTTCAAGATTGCGGCGTACGCGCGCGGGATGGACTATCACATTGTCACGCTGGGCCGACTGCATATCCTGACCGAATGGCTCAAGGCGCGCGGCGCCGCGATTGCGCACGGCTGGGTCGATGACGGACCGGTTCCCGATCGGGAGCTTGCGGAGCGCGCGGGGCTCGGCTGGATCGGCAAGAACGCCATGCTGATCAATCCCAAGGCCGGATCGTACACCTTCATCGGGTCGGTGTTCACCGACCTTGAGCTCGAACCCGACACCGCGCTGCAGACGGATCTCTGCGGGTCGTGTACTCGCTGTCTCGACGCCTGTCCCACGCAGGCGTTCGTCGAGGAACGGATCCTCGACGCCAACCGATGCCTGTCCTATCTCACCATCGAATATCGCCGTGAGGCGCCGGCGGAATTGATGGAACAGGCAGATGGCTGGGCGTTCGGCTGCGACATCTGCAACGACGTCTGCCCGTGGAATGTGAAGTTCGCGACACCGACGACCGTGCCCGAGTTCGAGCGTCGTCCCGACCCGGACCGGCGCGACGCGGACCTCTTCGAGCGAATGGACGACGCCGAGTTCACCCGGCGCTTCGCGGACACGCCGCTGATGCGGACCGGCCTCGCCGGGATGCGACGCAACCTGCGGGCAATTCACCCTCAACGTGCTGGTGCAATCAAGCGATGA